CTCGGCCACGGCCGCGGCCAGGCCTCCTTCGCTCAGGTCATGGCAGGCGCGGACCAGCCCGGCATCGATCGCGTGATGCATAGCCGTGAAGGTCTTTCGTGCGGCCGCAGCATCGACGCGCGGGACATGGCCGCCGGCCGTGCCGGTGACGAGCGCAAAATGCGATCCACCCAGCTCGTCCTTCGTCACACCGACCTGGTAGAGCCGATTGCCGGCTTCCTTCAGGTCCATCGTGACAGCGCGCGACACGTCATCGATCTGTCCCAACGCGCTGATCAAGAGCGACGAGGGAATGGCGATCGATTGCGACCCGCTTTCGCCCGATGCGGCGGCGGTCGTCGGATAGCGGAATTCGTTGTTCAGGCTATCCTTGCCGCTGATGAAGGGCGTACCGAGCGCTATCGCCAGGTCGTGACAGGCCAGCGCCGCGCGGACGAGCGATCCCAGCGTGTCGGGCTTTTGACAATCACCCCAGCAGAAATTGTCGAGGATCGCGATGCGCCGCGGATCGGCACCCACCGCGACGCAGTTGCGCACCGCTTCGTCGATGGCACTGGCAGCCATGTGATACGTATCGAAATCGGCGTAACGCGGGTTCATGCCGCAGGAGACCACGATACCGCGGCGCGACGAAAGCACCGGTCGCAGCACGGCGGCATCGCTCGGCCCGTCGTTCGCGGCACCAACGAGCGGCTTCACGACGCTGGCGCCTTGCACCTCATGGTCGTACTGGCGGATGATCCATTCCTTGCTCGCCACATTCCATGCGCCGAGGATTGCGAGCAAGTCGGCGGTGTAATCATGCACTGCCGGCGCGGCGAACGCTGTTTCGGCCGGAGGGGTGTAAGTTGCTTCGCGCACCACCGGCGGCCGGCCGTCGTGCAGGAATTCCATCGCCAGGTCGGCGACCGGCTGTTCCTTGTACAGCAGCTTCAGCCGACCGGTCGCCACGTACCGGCCGATCACGGTGGCTTCGACATCTTCGGCCGCGCATAGTTTCGAGAAAGCTTCCCAATTTGCCGGCGGAACGGCCAGGATCATCCGCTCCTGCGCTTCGGAGATCCAAATCTCGCAGTAGGAGAGACCCTCGTATTTCAGCGGAACGCGGTCGAGCCAGACTTCGGCGCCGATCTCGGCCCCCATCTCGCCCACGGCACTCGAGAACCCGCCGGCACCGCAATCGGTGATCGCTGAATACAGTCCGCGGTCGCGCGCGACGAGGATCACGTCGAGCAACATTTTTTCGGTGATGGCGTTGCCGATCTGTACGGCTCCGCCGGAGATCGATTCGCTTTCGCTCGTCAGCTCGGCCGAGCTGAACGTCGCGCCGTGGATTCCGTCGCGACCGGTGCGGCCGCCTACGGCCACGATGTAGTCACCCGCCTGAGCGTGCTTCTCGACCTTGTCGACCGGCAGCAGGCCGACGTTGCCGCAATAGACCAACGGGTTGCCCAGGTAGCGCGGGTCGAAATAGACGGCCCCATTCACGGTGGGAATGCCCATCCGGTTACCGTAATCGCGGACGCCGGAGACAACCCCCTTCATCACGCGCTTGGGATGCAGAGCGCCCGCAGGCACATCCGCGGCGTGAGTATCGGGCGGAGCAAAGCAGAAGACATCGGTGTTGCAGATCGGCTTCGCGCCCAGGCCGGTTCCGAGCGGATCGCGAATCACGCCACCGACGCCGGTATTTGCGCCGCCGTACGGCTCGAGGGCCGAAGGATGATTGTGTGTCTCGACTTTGAACACCACGTGCTGATCGTCGAGAAAGCGGACCACGCCGGCGTTATCTTTGAAGACGCTCACGCACCAATCGTCGGCGCCCAGTTGCCGGCGGATTTCGACCGTGGCGGCGAAGATCGTCTCCTTGAGCATGTTCTGGAACGTGCGCTCGCCGCGTTCGTCGCGGTAGCGGACACGGCCGGCCAGCGTCTTATGGCTGCAATGTTCGCTCCAGGTCTGCGCTACTGTTTCCAACTCGACATCGGTGGGCTCGCGCGAGAGCGTGCGGAAATGCGCCTGGATGGTCCGCATCTCGTCGAGACTGAGATACAACTGCCCTTCGCGCGAGAGACGCATCAGGGCGGCGTCGTCGAGATCGAGAATCTTCGTCGTGCGCAGCTCGAACTTGTACGGCGCGCCGAATTCCAGCTTCTCGAAGTTCAAAGGTCCGACGATCACCTGCTCGATGGCGTCGTTAGCCAGCAGCTTCGTGCACAGGCGCTGCAACCGATCGGGCGGCAGGCCACGCAGCCAGAACTTGCGCAAGGTCCGTACGGCGGTAACGTCGATGCCCAGATCGGCGATCGCCGTTTTCGTGCTTTGCGCCACGGGGTCCATCACGCCGGGTTTAGGTAGAACGTACACAACCTGCCCGCCGGCGCCGTCCGGCGCGACGTCAATCAGTGACTTGTCCCCCACGCGTGCGATCACGGTCCGTTCGACGATCGCGTCGCTCAACAATTCACGGGCGATACGTTCGACGGCCGCGCGATCCAGATTCCCTTCGATCAGGTAACCGTGCGCCACCGTGGCGTCGAGCTGGTCGCTCAATTCCAGTTCAGCCGCTTCGACGGCCAAGCGCGCAGCCGCCCGATCTGCCTGGCCCGCCGCCGGATAGATGTCAACTTCCCACAGCATCGCGCGTCCGTTTCGCGTTTTGAAGCAATTCGATCAAGGCCGGGCCGTCGTCGCTTTCGAGCGCCTGGCGGAACTTCGAGAGCGCCGTGTCGACGCCATCGAGCGTCGCCAGCACGTTCGCCCGATTCGATAGTAGTATGTCGCGC
Above is a window of Pirellulales bacterium DNA encoding:
- the purL gene encoding phosphoribosylformylglycinamidine synthase subunit PurL codes for the protein MLWEVDIYPAAGQADRAAARLAVEAAELELSDQLDATVAHGYLIEGNLDRAAVERIARELLSDAIVERTVIARVGDKSLIDVAPDGAGGQVVYVLPKPGVMDPVAQSTKTAIADLGIDVTAVRTLRKFWLRGLPPDRLQRLCTKLLANDAIEQVIVGPLNFEKLEFGAPYKFELRTTKILDLDDAALMRLSREGQLYLSLDEMRTIQAHFRTLSREPTDVELETVAQTWSEHCSHKTLAGRVRYRDERGERTFQNMLKETIFAATVEIRRQLGADDWCVSVFKDNAGVVRFLDDQHVVFKVETHNHPSALEPYGGANTGVGGVIRDPLGTGLGAKPICNTDVFCFAPPDTHAADVPAGALHPKRVMKGVVSGVRDYGNRMGIPTVNGAVYFDPRYLGNPLVYCGNVGLLPVDKVEKHAQAGDYIVAVGGRTGRDGIHGATFSSAELTSESESISGGAVQIGNAITEKMLLDVILVARDRGLYSAITDCGAGGFSSAVGEMGAEIGAEVWLDRVPLKYEGLSYCEIWISEAQERMILAVPPANWEAFSKLCAAEDVEATVIGRYVATGRLKLLYKEQPVADLAMEFLHDGRPPVVREATYTPPAETAFAAPAVHDYTADLLAILGAWNVASKEWIIRQYDHEVQGASVVKPLVGAANDGPSDAAVLRPVLSSRRGIVVSCGMNPRYADFDTYHMAASAIDEAVRNCVAVGADPRRIAILDNFCWGDCQKPDTLGSLVRAALACHDLAIALGTPFISGKDSLNNEFRYPTTAAASGESGSQSIAIPSSLLISALGQIDDVSRAVTMDLKEAGNRLYQVGVTKDELGGSHFALVTGTAGGHVPRVDAAAARKTFTAMHHAIDAGLVRACHDLSEGGLAAAVAEMAFAGELGAKITLDSVPHDMAGGANDAVLLFSESNSRFLCEVRPDKAAAFEAALAGVPHARLGEVTDERRLEIRGLAATGGRVVIAADLQPLKDAWQQPFRW